In Rhodothermus profundi, the following are encoded in one genomic region:
- the mgtE gene encoding magnesium transporter produces MLAQLLQPEVQELIRTRNLRALRDVLVEWEPPEIAGLIDQLPSPDDVAVFRLLPRDLATEVFEYLRTEKQEELIEALAREKEWLAQLLNELSDDDRTALLEELPGPVAQRLLNMLAPEEREVAIKLLGYPEDSVGRLMTTEYVAVRPHWTVQQALEHIRRFGKDSETLNVIYVVDDNWRLLDDLRIRELLLADPDTKIEELMDGRFVALKATDDQETAVQVFRDYDRVALPVTDSEGVLLGIVTIDDVLDVAEEEATEDIQKIGGMEALEEPYITASLGTLVKKRARWLTVLFLGEMFTTTAMGHFEEEIARAVVLALFVPLIISSGGNSGSQAATLIIRAMAVGEITLRDWWHVIRREFLSGLALGGLLGVIGVLRVALGQHLSGSYGEYWLPIALTVGLALVGVVLWGTLVGSMLPFLLRRLGLDPAVSSAPFVATLVDVTGLLIYFGTARLLLTGTLL; encoded by the coding sequence ATGCTGGCCCAGTTGCTTCAACCTGAGGTGCAGGAACTTATTCGCACGCGCAACCTGCGCGCGTTGCGCGACGTGCTGGTCGAGTGGGAGCCGCCCGAAATTGCCGGACTCATTGATCAGCTTCCTTCGCCGGACGACGTAGCCGTCTTTCGACTGCTGCCGCGTGATCTGGCCACGGAAGTCTTCGAGTACCTGCGCACCGAAAAACAGGAAGAGCTTATCGAAGCGCTGGCCCGCGAGAAAGAGTGGCTGGCCCAGCTACTCAATGAACTTTCTGATGACGACCGCACTGCTCTGCTGGAGGAGCTGCCCGGACCGGTTGCCCAGCGGCTGCTGAACATGCTCGCGCCCGAAGAGCGCGAGGTAGCCATCAAACTGCTGGGTTATCCCGAAGACAGTGTCGGGCGGCTGATGACCACCGAATACGTGGCTGTCCGGCCCCACTGGACCGTCCAGCAGGCCCTTGAGCATATCCGTCGTTTTGGCAAAGACAGCGAAACGCTCAACGTTATCTACGTCGTTGATGATAACTGGCGGTTGCTCGACGACCTGCGCATTCGCGAGCTGCTCCTGGCCGATCCAGACACAAAGATCGAAGAGCTCATGGACGGCCGCTTCGTGGCGCTCAAAGCCACGGACGATCAAGAAACGGCGGTGCAGGTCTTTCGCGACTACGACCGGGTGGCGCTGCCTGTAACGGATTCCGAAGGCGTGCTGCTGGGCATTGTCACTATCGACGACGTGCTCGATGTGGCCGAAGAGGAAGCCACCGAGGACATTCAGAAAATCGGTGGTATGGAAGCGCTCGAAGAGCCGTACATTACGGCTTCACTGGGCACGCTCGTCAAAAAGCGCGCGCGGTGGCTGACGGTGCTATTTCTGGGGGAAATGTTCACAACCACGGCCATGGGACACTTCGAAGAAGAAATCGCCCGGGCCGTAGTGCTGGCTCTGTTTGTCCCATTGATTATCTCCAGCGGCGGCAACAGCGGTTCTCAGGCGGCCACCTTGATCATTCGTGCCATGGCGGTGGGAGAAATCACGCTGCGCGACTGGTGGCACGTGATTCGTCGCGAATTTCTTTCCGGACTGGCGCTGGGAGGCCTGCTGGGTGTTATTGGCGTATTGCGGGTGGCACTGGGACAGCACCTCAGTGGATCGTACGGAGAGTACTGGCTACCGATTGCCCTTACGGTAGGTTTAGCCCTGGTAGGGGTGGTGCTCTGGGGCACGCTGGTGGGCTCTATGCTGCCGTTCCTGCTGCGCCGCCTGGGACTGGATCCGGCAGTCTCTTCGGCGCCGTTCGTGGCCACGTTGGTAGACGTGACAGGCTTGTTGATCTACTTCGGCACGGCACGGCTCCTGCTGACTGGCACGTTGCTTTAG
- a CDS encoding manganese catalase family protein — MILRIDKLQIELPMPEEPDPDSAAVVQELLGGRFGEMSTLMNYTFQSFNFRGKKELKPFYDLIANIGAEEYGHVELVAATVNALLNGASRKEDPSQTPLASGLKGRNPHHFIVTGQGALVANSMNAPWQGDYVFNSGDLVLDLLHNFFLECGARLHKIRVYEMTSNPVAREMIGYLLVRGGVHATAYARALELLTGVDVTRMLPIPKIENRRFPEARKYEEAGQHRKLYRFSLEDYRDIAKIWKGVHPQDGQPLEVVDGPPPGGPQLDLDEAPEASIPGFAPEELHEVAQRLLKEL; from the coding sequence ATGATTCTCAGAATTGACAAATTGCAGATTGAACTGCCTATGCCTGAGGAGCCGGATCCCGATTCGGCTGCTGTAGTGCAGGAACTGTTAGGGGGGCGTTTCGGGGAGATGTCTACGCTGATGAATTACACGTTTCAGTCTTTCAATTTTCGAGGCAAAAAAGAGCTAAAGCCGTTTTATGACCTGATTGCGAACATCGGGGCTGAGGAGTACGGTCATGTAGAACTGGTAGCTGCTACGGTCAACGCGCTGCTTAATGGGGCTTCGCGCAAGGAGGATCCGAGTCAGACCCCGTTGGCGTCAGGGTTGAAGGGGCGCAACCCCCATCACTTCATTGTGACGGGCCAGGGCGCTCTGGTGGCCAACTCCATGAACGCTCCCTGGCAGGGCGACTACGTGTTCAACAGCGGGGATCTGGTGCTGGATTTGCTCCACAATTTCTTCCTGGAGTGTGGTGCGCGGCTGCACAAGATTCGCGTTTATGAGATGACCAGCAATCCGGTAGCTCGTGAGATGATTGGCTACCTGCTGGTGCGTGGCGGTGTGCATGCGACAGCCTACGCCAGAGCTCTTGAATTGCTGACCGGGGTCGATGTGACCCGAATGCTGCCTATTCCGAAGATTGAGAATCGTCGTTTTCCGGAGGCGCGGAAATACGAGGAGGCCGGGCAGCACCGCAAGCTATATCGTTTCAGTCTGGAGGACTACAGAGATATTGCTAAGATCTGGAAAGGAGTGCATCCGCAGGATGGGCAGCCGTTAGAGGTGGTGGATGGGCCGCCGCCAGGAGGTCCTCAGCTTGATCTGGACGAAGCCCCGGAGGCATCGATTCCGGGATTTGCTCCGGAGGAACTGCATGAAGTGGCGCAGCGGTTGTTAAAAGAGCTGTAA
- a CDS encoding methyl-accepting chemotaxis protein — protein MLRTLFQWGKLDRAEELSERPRELYQQFQHQTYVQTDRLFGWLLIAQYIAGIALALIVSPRTWIGDTGKVHLHVYAAVILGALVMLVPAYLAFRRPGRAATRYAIAVGQMLTSALLIHLTGGRIETHFHVFASLGILAGYRDWKVFLIATVVVAVDHLFRGIYYPQSVFGILTADLWRVAEHAWWVVFMVAFLLKNYANTIAEVKRMAQQQAEIEAINASNQALLEQSQEQEALLNKQQNELEQTMAALEAERTALRSGVEAMLEAMDRFAAGDLRVRLPEDHEGDLGRLFRGFNQALGRVQQMIQEAREIASQTAALSAQISNATDELAAGSQQQSTQTHDVAAAIEEMTRTIIESARHASKTAEVAETAGRLAQDGRTIVEQTVHKIRELADVVQSSSQTIQKLGASSEEIGEIVSVINEIADQTNLLALNAAIEAARAGEQGRGFAVVADEVRKLAERTSQATRQIADMITTIQSDTRAAVAAMERGTQEVEESIRLADQAGQALERIVEGVDQAIDTVTQIAAATEEQSTTSEEISRNVETISSLAAEAARNVATIARTTEELAHLTQRLQGLMEQFRTGEAAETLQASANGHPPSPTFP, from the coding sequence ATGCTGCGCACGCTGTTTCAATGGGGCAAACTGGACCGCGCCGAAGAACTCTCGGAACGACCGCGCGAGCTGTATCAGCAGTTTCAGCACCAGACCTATGTGCAGACCGACCGACTTTTCGGTTGGTTGCTGATAGCCCAGTACATTGCCGGCATTGCGCTGGCGCTGATCGTCTCTCCTCGCACATGGATCGGAGACACCGGTAAGGTGCATCTCCACGTGTACGCAGCGGTTATCCTGGGCGCCCTGGTGATGCTTGTGCCCGCTTATCTTGCCTTTCGGCGACCAGGCCGCGCTGCAACGCGCTATGCTATTGCGGTCGGCCAGATGCTCACCTCTGCGCTGCTCATTCACCTGACAGGCGGCCGCATCGAAACGCACTTCCACGTGTTTGCCTCCCTGGGCATCCTGGCCGGCTATCGCGACTGGAAGGTCTTTCTGATCGCAACGGTGGTCGTCGCCGTCGACCATCTGTTCCGGGGCATCTATTATCCGCAGTCGGTCTTTGGCATCCTGACCGCTGACCTCTGGCGCGTGGCTGAGCACGCCTGGTGGGTGGTGTTCATGGTCGCCTTCCTGCTGAAGAACTACGCGAACACCATCGCGGAGGTCAAGCGCATGGCGCAGCAGCAGGCGGAAATTGAAGCGATTAACGCCTCGAACCAGGCGCTGCTAGAACAGTCGCAAGAGCAGGAAGCCCTCCTGAATAAACAGCAGAACGAGCTGGAACAGACCATGGCCGCCCTGGAAGCGGAGCGCACCGCGCTGCGCAGCGGCGTAGAAGCGATGCTGGAAGCCATGGACCGCTTCGCAGCCGGCGATCTGCGCGTGCGGCTGCCCGAGGACCACGAGGGAGACCTGGGACGGCTATTCCGGGGCTTCAACCAGGCACTGGGCCGCGTGCAGCAGATGATCCAGGAAGCCCGCGAGATTGCCTCGCAAACCGCTGCGCTCTCCGCGCAGATCAGCAACGCGACCGATGAACTGGCCGCCGGCTCGCAACAACAGTCGACGCAGACGCACGATGTAGCCGCCGCTATTGAAGAAATGACGCGCACCATCATCGAAAGCGCCCGCCATGCTTCCAAAACCGCCGAAGTGGCGGAAACGGCCGGACGGCTGGCGCAAGACGGTCGCACCATCGTCGAACAGACTGTCCACAAAATTCGTGAACTGGCCGACGTTGTCCAAAGCTCTAGCCAGACGATTCAGAAGCTGGGCGCCTCCAGCGAAGAAATTGGAGAAATCGTCTCGGTCATTAACGAAATTGCCGACCAGACGAACCTGCTGGCGCTGAACGCGGCCATCGAAGCAGCCCGCGCAGGCGAACAGGGACGGGGCTTTGCGGTGGTCGCCGACGAGGTGCGGAAGCTGGCCGAACGAACCTCGCAGGCTACGCGCCAGATCGCCGACATGATCACAACGATCCAATCGGATACGCGGGCGGCCGTCGCGGCCATGGAACGGGGTACGCAAGAAGTTGAAGAAAGTATTCGACTGGCTGACCAGGCAGGCCAGGCACTCGAACGAATCGTTGAAGGCGTCGATCAGGCTATCGACACCGTAACGCAGATTGCCGCAGCCACCGAAGAACAGTCAACCACCAGCGAAGAAATCTCTCGAAACGTGGAAACTATCTCGTCGCTGGCGGCTGAAGCGGCCCGCAACGTGGCTACCATTGCCCGGACGACCGAAGAGCTGGCCCACCTGACCCAGCGCCTGCAAGGGCTCATGGAGCAATTCCGCACCGGTGAAGCAGCAGAAACGCTCCAGGCCAGCGCCAACGGCCATCCACCTTCCCCCACCTTCCCATAA
- a CDS encoding hydrogen peroxide-inducible genes activator — protein MTLTQLAYAVAVDTYRHFGRAAEHCHVSQPTLSMQLQKLEEELGVQLFDRSRKPILPTPIGERVLAQARVILRECERLYELVRENQETVQGTLKLGVIPTLSPYLMPLVTPLLQDQYPELTVQVDELTTEQILEALITDRIDAGLIATEEDRPGLRRKALFREPFVAYLGAGHPLLANSQLDPAQLRLEDIWLLKEGHCFRDQVLQVCSRREEAGPVPQLRFESGNLETLRLLVDQLGGVTLLPLLATHYLSPEARARVRYFREPVPHRTIYLIYVRTHLKRRLLDAYVSVLQQSIRAILPPPTYTGQRLLT, from the coding sequence ATGACGCTTACTCAGTTGGCTTACGCGGTAGCCGTTGACACGTACCGGCACTTTGGCCGGGCGGCCGAGCACTGCCACGTCTCCCAGCCAACGCTGAGCATGCAGCTTCAAAAGCTGGAAGAAGAGCTGGGCGTGCAGCTCTTTGACCGCAGCCGCAAGCCTATCCTGCCCACTCCCATCGGAGAGCGCGTCCTGGCCCAGGCCCGGGTGATTCTACGGGAATGCGAGCGGCTGTACGAACTGGTGCGCGAAAACCAGGAGACCGTCCAGGGCACGCTGAAGTTGGGCGTGATTCCTACGCTGTCTCCTTACCTCATGCCGCTGGTAACCCCTCTGCTGCAAGATCAGTATCCGGAGCTTACCGTTCAGGTTGACGAATTGACCACAGAACAGATTCTAGAGGCCCTGATTACCGATCGAATTGACGCCGGTCTGATTGCCACCGAAGAAGATCGTCCAGGGCTGCGGCGAAAGGCCCTCTTTCGCGAGCCATTTGTCGCGTACCTGGGAGCAGGACACCCCCTCCTGGCCAACTCACAACTTGATCCGGCTCAGCTCCGCCTGGAAGACATCTGGCTACTTAAAGAAGGGCATTGCTTTCGGGATCAGGTGCTCCAGGTATGCAGCCGGCGCGAAGAGGCCGGTCCCGTTCCCCAGCTTCGCTTCGAAAGCGGCAATCTGGAAACACTTCGGCTGCTGGTAGACCAACTGGGAGGTGTCACCCTGCTTCCCCTACTGGCCACGCACTATCTGTCCCCGGAAGCTCGCGCGCGCGTGCGATATTTTCGCGAACCGGTCCCCCACCGCACAATTTACTTGATTTATGTCCGGACCCATCTGAAGCGCAGGCTGTTGGACGCCTACGTGAGCGTGCTGCAGCAAAGCATCCGCGCAATTCTGCCTCCGCCCACCTACACCGGCCAACGTCTGCTCACGTAA
- a CDS encoding nitrate reductase → MATPASIKTTCCYCGVGCGIEIRRDRQGHLTLSGDPDHPANRGQLCSKGRYLLQVALDHDDRLLYPMVRPHRNAPLTRTNWDAALDHIAATFRRIIERHGPDAIGFYVSGQLLTEEYYVATKLVKGFLGTHNIDSNSRLCMSSAVAGYKLTLGDDAPPICYDDIEHSQCILIAGANPAWCHPILFRRIEAHRAANPDVRLIVVDPRRTQSAAVADLHLQIRPGTDIVLYNALAAYLIHHGYVDFDFITNHTEGFEALCNHLKNASLERAARLCDVPLEDLQQAAEWIGQSPALLTLWAMGLNQSTAGVANNLALINLSLLKGQIGRPGMGPFSLTGQPNAMGGREVGAMANLLPAHRDLNNPDHRAEVAAFWGVPSLSDRPGLTATEMIDALEKGRLKAIWIIGTNPALSQPELARLERAFARAELVVVQEISTRAATLQWADVVLPAASWLEKQGTMTNSERRITYLPRLLDPPGEARPDVWILCDFARRMGWGHAFSYQDESEIFNEYARLTRGTPIDISGVSYERLQRERSIQWPCPAPDHPGTPRLFTNHRFLTPSGRARLHPVPEPAPPEPPSPEFPFILTTGRVRDQWHTRTKTGKVARLNQHAPEPFLEMHPDDAAACGLSEGALAEVTGRTGKLTVRVHLTPTIKRGVVFLPMHWGQEAETADGRVNVLIPCRIDPISRQPALKFARVQVAPLRRQRQRIVIIGAGAAARAFLEAYRKHNDTDELYLFGREPHGFYNRVQLPEYLSGQRTVAQLRTLADAQLNALRVHFFRGVEVINVDRTARVVHGSNGVSLPYDRLVLATGSRPFIPPGIPITWPNVFTLRTLADADAIRTRLAGSQRVLILGGGLLGLEVAAALHEAGYTCTILELADRLMARQLDETAAALLREELEARGIRIYCNDAPETFLGTDCFEGVRTRTGRTLTADLLLVAVGTRPETRLATRIGLNVHRGVCVNDHLQTSDPAIYAIGEVAEHRGQLYGTTPAAEEQARVAAAHIAGDVWARYSGSVPFNILKIPDFDLCALGQSVVPPDAPAYEEVVLLDRKRRIYQKVVVRHNRLVGAILLGDRSAFAQFQRLIAEGLELDAPPHRLLQGSETAEPPEGPIVCSCYNVGRGNLERAIAEGCTELDDLCRRTRAGTGCGSCRPELQMLLEARRHRTPVAA, encoded by the coding sequence ATGGCAACCCCTGCTTCTATCAAAACCACCTGCTGCTACTGCGGCGTTGGTTGCGGCATTGAAATTCGGCGCGATCGGCAAGGGCACCTGACGCTCAGCGGCGACCCCGATCATCCCGCCAACCGCGGTCAGCTCTGCAGCAAAGGACGCTACCTGCTGCAGGTGGCCCTGGACCACGACGACCGCCTGCTATACCCGATGGTACGCCCTCATCGCAACGCTCCCCTGACCCGCACCAACTGGGACGCGGCGCTCGACCACATAGCTGCCACATTTCGCCGAATCATCGAGCGCCATGGGCCCGATGCGATCGGCTTCTACGTGTCGGGACAGCTCCTGACCGAGGAATACTATGTGGCCACCAAGCTGGTCAAAGGCTTCCTCGGCACGCACAACATTGACTCAAACTCCCGGCTGTGCATGAGCTCGGCCGTAGCGGGATATAAGCTAACGCTGGGCGACGACGCACCACCCATCTGCTACGACGACATTGAACACAGCCAGTGCATTCTTATTGCGGGCGCCAACCCGGCCTGGTGCCACCCCATTCTGTTTCGTCGCATCGAAGCACACCGCGCAGCTAACCCCGACGTGCGGCTCATTGTGGTCGACCCCCGACGCACGCAAAGCGCCGCCGTCGCCGATCTGCATCTTCAAATTCGACCAGGCACCGACATCGTGCTCTACAATGCACTGGCCGCTTACCTCATTCACCACGGGTACGTCGACTTTGATTTCATCACTAACCACACCGAAGGATTCGAAGCGCTCTGCAACCACCTGAAAAACGCCTCCCTGGAACGAGCTGCCCGCCTCTGCGACGTTCCCCTGGAGGATCTTCAGCAGGCGGCCGAATGGATCGGCCAGAGTCCAGCTCTGCTAACGCTCTGGGCCATGGGCCTGAACCAGAGCACAGCAGGCGTAGCTAACAACCTGGCCCTGATCAATCTGTCGCTGCTCAAGGGCCAGATCGGTCGACCCGGCATGGGGCCATTCTCGCTAACCGGCCAGCCCAACGCGATGGGCGGTCGAGAAGTAGGCGCTATGGCCAACCTGCTCCCTGCCCATCGAGACCTGAACAATCCTGACCACCGGGCCGAAGTCGCCGCGTTCTGGGGTGTTCCGTCCCTTTCGGACCGACCCGGCCTGACCGCCACGGAAATGATTGATGCCCTCGAAAAGGGACGCCTGAAGGCCATCTGGATTATCGGCACCAACCCGGCACTCAGCCAACCGGAACTCGCCCGACTTGAACGAGCCTTCGCCCGAGCCGAACTCGTGGTGGTGCAGGAAATTTCCACACGGGCCGCTACGCTGCAATGGGCTGATGTCGTGCTGCCAGCCGCCTCCTGGCTGGAAAAGCAGGGGACTATGACCAATTCGGAACGCCGCATTACCTACCTGCCCCGGCTCCTAGACCCTCCCGGCGAAGCCCGACCAGACGTCTGGATCCTCTGCGACTTTGCACGCCGCATGGGTTGGGGACACGCGTTTAGCTATCAGGACGAATCAGAAATCTTCAACGAATATGCCCGTCTGACGCGGGGTACCCCGATAGACATCTCAGGCGTCAGTTACGAACGACTCCAACGCGAGCGGTCCATCCAATGGCCCTGCCCGGCCCCCGATCACCCCGGTACACCGCGCCTTTTTACCAACCACCGATTCCTCACACCCTCGGGACGCGCGCGCCTGCATCCAGTACCCGAGCCTGCACCGCCTGAGCCGCCCTCGCCGGAGTTTCCCTTCATCCTGACCACCGGCCGCGTCCGCGACCAGTGGCACACGCGCACCAAAACGGGCAAAGTAGCCCGCCTTAACCAGCATGCCCCCGAGCCTTTCCTTGAAATGCATCCAGACGATGCAGCCGCCTGTGGTCTGTCGGAAGGCGCGCTGGCTGAAGTTACCGGCCGCACCGGAAAACTGACGGTGCGCGTGCACCTGACTCCCACTATCAAACGGGGCGTCGTCTTCCTGCCCATGCACTGGGGCCAGGAAGCCGAAACAGCCGACGGACGGGTCAATGTGCTTATTCCCTGTCGCATCGATCCAATTTCGCGTCAACCTGCCCTCAAGTTTGCCCGGGTACAAGTGGCCCCGCTCCGACGTCAGCGCCAGCGTATCGTGATCATCGGAGCAGGCGCTGCAGCACGCGCTTTTCTGGAAGCCTACCGAAAGCACAACGACACCGACGAACTGTATCTGTTTGGCCGCGAACCCCACGGATTCTACAACCGGGTCCAACTGCCCGAATACCTCTCGGGACAACGCACCGTTGCCCAACTGCGCACGCTGGCCGACGCGCAGCTAAACGCGCTGCGGGTTCACTTCTTCCGGGGAGTCGAAGTCATCAACGTAGATCGCACGGCCCGCGTTGTGCACGGAAGCAATGGCGTCAGCCTGCCCTACGACCGACTGGTGCTGGCAACGGGAAGTCGCCCCTTCATTCCCCCCGGCATTCCGATTACCTGGCCCAACGTGTTTACCCTGCGCACGCTGGCCGATGCCGACGCTATCCGCACCAGGCTCGCTGGCAGCCAGCGCGTGCTGATTCTCGGAGGTGGCCTGCTGGGCCTGGAAGTGGCTGCGGCGCTGCATGAAGCTGGCTATACCTGCACAATTCTGGAACTGGCAGACCGGCTCATGGCCCGCCAGCTTGACGAGACAGCCGCTGCGCTGCTGCGAGAGGAGCTGGAAGCCCGAGGCATTCGCATTTACTGCAACGACGCGCCCGAAACTTTCCTGGGCACCGACTGCTTCGAAGGCGTCCGCACGCGCACCGGCCGCACGCTGACCGCCGACCTACTGCTTGTGGCTGTAGGAACGCGCCCGGAAACGCGGCTGGCCACCCGAATCGGGCTCAACGTTCACCGAGGCGTCTGCGTCAACGATCACCTGCAAACCAGCGATCCCGCAATCTATGCGATTGGCGAAGTAGCCGAACACCGCGGCCAGCTTTACGGTACCACCCCCGCAGCCGAAGAGCAAGCGCGCGTGGCAGCCGCCCATATTGCAGGCGATGTCTGGGCTCGCTACTCCGGTTCGGTGCCCTTTAACATTCTAAAAATCCCAGATTTTGACCTGTGCGCCCTGGGTCAATCGGTAGTCCCTCCAGACGCACCAGCCTACGAAGAAGTCGTTCTGCTCGACCGCAAGCGCCGCATTTACCAGAAAGTCGTGGTACGTCATAACCGACTTGTGGGCGCTATTCTGCTGGGCGACCGAAGCGCCTTCGCGCAGTTTCAACGGCTGATTGCCGAAGGCCTGGAGCTAGACGCTCCTCCCCACCGCCTCCTGCAGGGCTCCGAAACAGCCGAGCCTCCCGAAGGACCGATCGTTTGCAGTTGTTATAACGTGGGACGGGGCAACCTGGAGCGCGCCATAGCCGAAGGATGCACCGAGCTGGATGACCTGTGCCGCCGCACGCGCGCGGGCACAGGCTGCGGAAGCTGCCGTCCAGAATTGCAAATGCTACTGGAAGCGAGGCGGCACAGGACGCCGGTCGCGGCTTGA
- a CDS encoding sulfite reductase subunit alpha gives MQVPYLPETAPFTPEQRAWLNDFFLQLALRSLERVSDSLTAEAQPSLPGGDDQASTEPSAPPRYDRKHPFPAHLLQSKRLTGEGSTKDIRHVIFSLEGSGLSYEVGDALGVYPENDPELVAALLTTLGYTGEEPVQLSSGSELPIREALLRHYELGTLPRPLLEAAAPSHELLPRLLDDSAALQDYLAGRDLLDLLHEAPAFRPDPTTLIKLLRPLAPRLYSISSSPRVHPEAVHLTVGVVRYNAHGRLRKGVCSTFLAERAALDQPVPVFIHSNPNFRLPDDPDTPIIMIGAGTGIAPFRAFLEEREVTGARGPNWLFFGERNRATDFLYRDELERWCKRGVLTRLDTAFSRDQAQKCYVQHRMLAQARTFYAWLEEGACVYVCGDATRMARDVEAALLTIIQQEGGHSEEAARAYLADLKKSRRYQRDVY, from the coding sequence ATGCAGGTGCCGTACCTTCCCGAAACTGCGCCGTTCACCCCCGAACAACGGGCCTGGCTCAACGACTTTTTCCTGCAGCTTGCCCTTCGTTCGCTGGAACGGGTCTCTGACTCGCTAACGGCGGAGGCCCAGCCATCCCTGCCAGGCGGTGATGACCAGGCGAGCACTGAACCATCTGCACCGCCGCGTTACGACCGCAAACATCCGTTTCCTGCTCACCTGCTCCAGAGCAAACGACTCACCGGCGAAGGCTCGACCAAAGACATCCGTCACGTCATCTTTTCGCTGGAAGGATCCGGTCTCTCATATGAGGTGGGCGATGCGCTGGGCGTATATCCGGAGAACGATCCGGAGCTTGTGGCAGCCCTGCTCACAACGCTTGGCTACACAGGCGAGGAGCCGGTGCAGCTTTCCAGTGGATCCGAACTGCCCATCCGCGAAGCCCTGCTTCGTCACTATGAGCTAGGCACGTTGCCCCGTCCCCTGCTTGAAGCTGCCGCCCCCAGCCACGAACTCCTGCCCAGACTGCTGGACGACTCAGCCGCCCTGCAGGACTACCTCGCCGGGCGCGACCTGCTTGACCTGCTGCATGAAGCCCCAGCCTTTCGCCCGGATCCAACCACGCTGATCAAGCTGCTACGGCCCCTGGCTCCCCGCCTGTACTCTATCTCGTCCAGCCCCCGCGTACATCCCGAAGCCGTGCACCTGACGGTGGGAGTTGTACGCTACAACGCGCATGGCCGCCTGCGCAAAGGCGTCTGCTCGACGTTTCTGGCCGAACGTGCAGCGCTGGACCAGCCAGTGCCCGTCTTTATTCACTCCAACCCAAACTTCCGCCTGCCCGACGATCCCGATACGCCGATCATCATGATCGGCGCCGGCACTGGCATCGCGCCGTTTCGCGCTTTCTTAGAGGAGCGAGAAGTCACCGGCGCACGCGGGCCCAACTGGCTCTTCTTTGGTGAACGCAACCGGGCCACGGACTTTCTCTATCGCGATGAATTGGAACGATGGTGCAAGCGAGGTGTGCTCACGCGGCTCGATACCGCCTTCTCGCGCGACCAGGCGCAAAAATGCTATGTCCAACACCGCATGCTGGCGCAGGCGCGAACGTTCTACGCCTGGCTTGAAGAGGGCGCCTGCGTGTACGTCTGTGGCGACGCAACGCGCATGGCGCGCGACGTCGAAGCGGCTCTGCTAACCATCATCCAACAGGAAGGCGGCCATTCGGAAGAGGCCGCCCGCGCTTATCTGGCCGACCTCAAAAAATCCCGTCGTTATCAGCGCGACGTGTACTGA
- a CDS encoding flavodoxin domain-containing protein: MMDTVPYIPENAPFTPSQRAWLNGFLAGLFSSRPVQQATATSATSSSRPAVTILFGSQTGTAEGLAQEAGRRLNQQGFSATVVGMDAYDPARLAEERFLLVITSTYGDGDMPDNAQTFWDFLSSDQAPSLSHVQFSVLALGDSSYPNFCAAGKAFDARLDALGAHRLHPRIDCDVDVEAPFEQWFEGILKALKTATAAESSLQQTA; encoded by the coding sequence ATGATGGACACGGTCCCATACATCCCAGAAAATGCACCGTTTACGCCCAGCCAACGGGCCTGGCTCAACGGGTTTCTGGCAGGGCTGTTCTCCTCACGACCTGTCCAGCAAGCGACAGCCACCTCGGCAACCTCTTCCTCCCGCCCTGCCGTAACCATTCTGTTTGGATCTCAGACCGGGACTGCCGAAGGGCTAGCCCAGGAAGCTGGCCGTCGGCTAAACCAGCAGGGCTTCTCAGCCACGGTGGTCGGCATGGATGCCTACGATCCCGCCCGACTGGCCGAGGAACGCTTCCTGCTCGTTATCACCAGCACGTACGGGGACGGCGATATGCCCGACAATGCCCAGACGTTCTGGGATTTTCTGTCCAGCGACCAAGCTCCATCGCTTAGCCACGTACAATTTAGCGTGCTGGCGCTGGGCGACTCCAGCTATCCCAACTTCTGCGCTGCCGGTAAGGCGTTCGATGCCCGTCTTGACGCCCTGGGGGCCCATCGCCTGCATCCCCGCATCGATTGCGACGTGGACGTGGAAGCCCCCTTCGAGCAGTGGTTCGAGGGTATCTTAAAAGCCCTCAAAACAGCCACGGCCGCCGAATCTTCCCTGCAACAAACTGCCTGA